One Bufo gargarizans isolate SCDJY-AF-19 chromosome 4, ASM1485885v1, whole genome shotgun sequence DNA window includes the following coding sequences:
- the SLC2A12 gene encoding solute carrier family 2, facilitated glucose transporter member 12 isoform X3: MHPGEKVPYTRKMLPESTTEDFILQQNVTVGQDQPVPRQAGCGFFIILSTVIAAISGLLVGYELGIISGALLQLHTLLELTCRQQEIIVSALLIGALFASLVGGFLIDYYGRRITIMVTSCLLALANLLLIAIASYASLIAGRIVIGISISLSAIATCVYIAEIAPQQKRGMLVSLNELMIVVGILLAYIANYVFATVANGWQYMFGLIIPLAALQAIAMYFLPPSPRFLIMKGDDEIAGKVLQKLRATSQTSEELTTIRSSIKAEYQYNFWDLFCSRDNMRARLLVGLALSFFVQITGQPNILFYASTVLKSVGYESNEAASLASTGIGVVKVVSTVPAMFFVDRVGSKTFLCIGSAIMAASLVTMGIISLNIDVNFNSICKFNSQLNQSLEDPYYYKPVTISKTNESLWKELHQLSSTRTLLLNGSRNDTKPGYSTTPMTLSFSEGPQIIQEEKNVPVIMKWLYLVSLLAYVAAFSIGLGPMAWLVQSEIFPAGIKGRAFAITSSMNWGMNLLISLTFLTLTGSEATSPTAVHWR; this comes from the exons gaTGTGGATTTTTTATCATTCTGTCAACGGTAATAGCAGCCATAAGTGGACTACTTGTGGGCTATGAATTGGGAATTATTTCGGGAGCTCTTCTTCAGCTGCACACTTTATTAGAACTGACCTGTCGACAACAGGAAATCATAGTGAGTGCACTGCTCATTGGAGCACTTTTTGCTTCACTTGTTGGAGGATTCCTTATAGACTACTATGGGAGGAGAATCACAATTATGGTCACATCTTGTCTACTTGCTCTTGCCAATCTTCTGTTGATTGCCATTGCATCCTATGCAAGCCTTATTGCAGGTCGTATTGTCATTGGTATTTCCATATCCTTATCTGCCATTGCAACCTGTGTCTATATTGCAGAGATTGCACCTCAGCAAAAACGAGGAATGCTGGTGTCTCTGAATGAACTAATGATTGTGGTTGGCATCCTCCTGGCCTATATTGCTAACTATGTGTTTGCAACAGTTGCTAATGGTTGGCAGTACATGTTTGGACTTATCATTCCTTTAGCTGCTTTACAAGCCATTGCTATGTATTTTCTCCCACCAAGCCCTCGTTTTCTGATCATGAAGGGAGATGATGAGATTGCAGGAAAAGTTCTCCAAAAACTAAGAGCTACTTCCCAAACCAGTGAAGAACTCACAACCATCAGGTCTTCTATAAAAGCTGAATACCAATATAACTTTTGGGACTTATTTTGTTCAAGAGACAACATGAGAGCTCGCTTGCTAGTAGGATTAGCACTAAGTTTCTTTGTGCAAATAACTGGGCAACCCAATATTTTGTTTTATGCCTCGACAGTGTTAAAGTCAGTTGGCTATGAAAGCAATGAAGCTGCTAGCCTTGCTTCTACAGGAATTGGAGTTGTTAAAGTGGTCAGTACAGTTCCTGCAATGTTCTTTGTAGATCGTGTAGGAAGTAAGACTTTTCTTTGTATTGGGTCAGCTATCATGGCAGCCTCATTGGTTACAATGGGAATAATAAGTCTAAACATTGATGTTAATTTTAACAGTATCTGTAAATTTAATTCTCAACTAAACCAGTCATTGGAGGACCCATATTACTATAAACCAGTGACAATATCCAAAACGAATGAATCTCTTTGGAAAGAGTTACACCAGCTATCATCAACTAGAACATTATTGCTAAATGGTTCAAGAAATGACACAAAACCGGGATATTCAACTACTCCGATGACTCTGAGCTTCTCTGAAGGACCTCAAATAATCCAAGAAGAAAAAAATGTTCCAGTAATTATGAAGTGGTTGTATTTGGTTAGCCTTCTCGCCTATGTAGCAGCATTTTCCATAGGCCTAGGACCAA TGGCTTGGCTAGTGCAGAGCGAAATCTTTCCTGCTGGGATAAAAGGCCGGGCCTTTGCAATAACAAGTAGCATGAATTGGGGCATGAATCTTCTCATCTCGTTGACATTTCTTACACTAACCG
- the SLC2A12 gene encoding solute carrier family 2, facilitated glucose transporter member 12 isoform X4 produces the protein MHPGEKVPYTRKMLPESTTEDFILQQNVTVGQDQPVPRQAGCGFFIILSTVIAAISGLLVGYELGIISGALLQLHTLLELTCRQQEIIVSALLIGALFASLVGGFLIDYYGRRITIMVTSCLLALANLLLIAIASYASLIAGRIVIGISISLSAIATCVYIAEIAPQQKRGMLVSLNELMIVVGILLAYIANYVFATVANGWQYMFGLIIPLAALQAIAMYFLPPSPRFLIMKGDDEIAGKVLQKLRATSQTSEELTTIRSSIKAEYQYNFWDLFCSRDNMRARLLVGLALSFFVQITGQPNILFYASTVLKSVGYESNEAASLASTGIGVVKVVSTVPAMFFVDRVGSKTFLCIGSAIMAASLVTMGIISLNIDVNFNSICKFNSQLNQSLEDPYYYKPVTISKTNESLWKELHQLSSTRTLLLNGSRNDTKPGYSTTPMTLSFSEGPQIIQEEKNVPVIMKWLYLVSLLAYVAAFSIGLGPMAWLVQSEIFPAGIKGRAFAITSSMNWGMNLLISLTFLTLTGTES, from the exons gaTGTGGATTTTTTATCATTCTGTCAACGGTAATAGCAGCCATAAGTGGACTACTTGTGGGCTATGAATTGGGAATTATTTCGGGAGCTCTTCTTCAGCTGCACACTTTATTAGAACTGACCTGTCGACAACAGGAAATCATAGTGAGTGCACTGCTCATTGGAGCACTTTTTGCTTCACTTGTTGGAGGATTCCTTATAGACTACTATGGGAGGAGAATCACAATTATGGTCACATCTTGTCTACTTGCTCTTGCCAATCTTCTGTTGATTGCCATTGCATCCTATGCAAGCCTTATTGCAGGTCGTATTGTCATTGGTATTTCCATATCCTTATCTGCCATTGCAACCTGTGTCTATATTGCAGAGATTGCACCTCAGCAAAAACGAGGAATGCTGGTGTCTCTGAATGAACTAATGATTGTGGTTGGCATCCTCCTGGCCTATATTGCTAACTATGTGTTTGCAACAGTTGCTAATGGTTGGCAGTACATGTTTGGACTTATCATTCCTTTAGCTGCTTTACAAGCCATTGCTATGTATTTTCTCCCACCAAGCCCTCGTTTTCTGATCATGAAGGGAGATGATGAGATTGCAGGAAAAGTTCTCCAAAAACTAAGAGCTACTTCCCAAACCAGTGAAGAACTCACAACCATCAGGTCTTCTATAAAAGCTGAATACCAATATAACTTTTGGGACTTATTTTGTTCAAGAGACAACATGAGAGCTCGCTTGCTAGTAGGATTAGCACTAAGTTTCTTTGTGCAAATAACTGGGCAACCCAATATTTTGTTTTATGCCTCGACAGTGTTAAAGTCAGTTGGCTATGAAAGCAATGAAGCTGCTAGCCTTGCTTCTACAGGAATTGGAGTTGTTAAAGTGGTCAGTACAGTTCCTGCAATGTTCTTTGTAGATCGTGTAGGAAGTAAGACTTTTCTTTGTATTGGGTCAGCTATCATGGCAGCCTCATTGGTTACAATGGGAATAATAAGTCTAAACATTGATGTTAATTTTAACAGTATCTGTAAATTTAATTCTCAACTAAACCAGTCATTGGAGGACCCATATTACTATAAACCAGTGACAATATCCAAAACGAATGAATCTCTTTGGAAAGAGTTACACCAGCTATCATCAACTAGAACATTATTGCTAAATGGTTCAAGAAATGACACAAAACCGGGATATTCAACTACTCCGATGACTCTGAGCTTCTCTGAAGGACCTCAAATAATCCAAGAAGAAAAAAATGTTCCAGTAATTATGAAGTGGTTGTATTTGGTTAGCCTTCTCGCCTATGTAGCAGCATTTTCCATAGGCCTAGGACCAA TGGCTTGGCTAGTGCAGAGCGAAATCTTTCCTGCTGGGATAAAAGGCCGGGCCTTTGCAATAACAAGTAGCATGAATTGGGGCATGAATCTTCTCATCTCGTTGACATTTCTTACACTAACCG GAACGGAGAGCTGA